The region TCACCGCCGCCGACGGCACGACGAGCATCCGCCCGGTGATGAACACCGAGGAGGTCGTCGGCCGGATCGTGAAGACGATGCTCGTCCGCGAGGAGAGCGAGGGGAAGCAGTTCGGCGTCGTCGTCCTCGCCGAGGGGCTCGCCGAGTACCTCCCCGCCCGGAGCCTCGAGGGGGTGCCACGCGACGACCATGGCCACATCTCGATCAGCCACGTGCAGCTCGGGCGGATGTTCGCCAAGCTGGTGGCGGCCGAGTACAAGCGCCAGACCGGCCGGTCGCGGAAGGTGATCGGGCTGCAGCTCGGCTACGAGGCGCGCTGCGCGCGGCCCCATGCCTTCGACATCATGCTCGGCAGCCAGCTCGGCGTCGGCGGCTACCGGGCGCTCGCCGAGCGCGGCCTCGACGGGGTGATGGTCAGCGTCTCGGGACAGCTCGACCTCAACTACGTCCCGTTCGCGGAGCTCGTCGACCCGGTGACGCTGGTGACGGTCGTCCGCTACGTCGAACGCGGCAGCGACTTCCACCGCCTCGCCCGGTTCCTCGAGACGTTCGTCAACGAGTGACGCGGGCGGCGGCGGTCAGACCGTCAGCGTGCCCTTCGTGCTCGGGATCCCCGCCTGGCGCGGGTCGATCTCGGCCGCCATCCGCAGGCTGCGCGCCAGCGCCTTGAACACCGCCTCGGCGACGTGATGGGCGTTGCGGCCGTGGTGGAGGACGGCGTGGACGTTGGCCCCGGCAGTCGCCGCGAAGGCCTCCCAGAAGACCTCGACGAGCTGGACGTCGAAGGCACCGATCGTGGGCACGCGGAACTCGACAGCGAGCACGGTGGCGGCACGCCCGCCGAGGTCGATCGCCCCGGTGACCAGCGCCTCGTCCATCGGCAGCGTGCAGTGGCCGTAGCGGCGGATGCCGCGGCGGTCGCCGAGCGCCTCGCGGACCGCCTGGCCGACGCTCCGGCCGACATCCTCGACGGTGTGGTGGCCGTCGACGTGCAGGTCGCCCTGGCAGCGCACGGCCAGGTCGACCAGCGCGTGGCCGGCGAGGAGCGTGAGCATGTGGTCGAAGAAGCCGAGGCCCGTGGCGATCTCGGCCCGGCCGGTGCCGTCGAGGTCGAGGGCGACGGAGACGGCGGTCTCGGCGGTGGTCCGGGAGACGGTGGCGGTGCGGTGCATGGGGTCTAGAGCGTGCGGAGGGCGGCGAGGAGGGCGTCGATCTCGGCGTCGGTGCCGACGGTGATCCGCAGGCCGTCGCCCCAGCCGGCGTAGTCCATGCAGCGGACGAGGATCCGCCGCGCCTTGAGGGCCTCGTAGAGCGCCCGGTGGGGCCGGTCGGCGTGCGTGCACCAGACGAAGTTCGCCTGGCTGTCGACGACGGTGAAGCCGAGCGTGCGGAGCCCGGCCGTCAGCCGGGCGCGGGTCGCGAGCAGCCGGGCGCGCGTGGCGGCGAGCCACTCGCGGTCGAGCAGCGCCGCGGTCGCCGCCGCGATCGAGAGGGCGTCGCAGTTGTAGGAATCCTTCATCTTCACCAGCTGCTCGACGAGCTCCGGCCGGGCGATCGCGTAGCCGAAGCGGATCCCCGCCAGGGCGTAGGACTTGCTCAGCGACCGGGTGACGATGACGCGGTCGAGGGTCCGCACCAGGCCGACGCAGTCGCTGTCGGCGAAATCGCCGTAGGCCTCGTCGACGACGAGCGGACAGGGGAGCTGCCGTGCCAGCTCGGCGACGCGCTGCGGCGCCAGGCAGGTCCCCGACGGGCTGTTGGGATTGGCGAGGATCGCCAGCCGGAGGGGCGTGCCCGACGGCGTCGCCGGCGCGGCGAAGCCGTCGTCGAGCGACCAGTCGCGGGCGAACGGATGTTCGTCGCACGCCGCTCCCTGGAGCTGGGCGAGGGTCCGGTAGAGGATGTAGCTCGGATAGGCCATCCGCAGCCAGTCCCCTTCGCCGACGAACGACCGGACGAGGATCGTGAGCAGGTCGTCGCTGCCGTTGCCGCAGAGGATCCAGTCGGGATCGACTCCGTGGAGCGCGGCGGCCTGCTCGCGAAAGCGGGTCGCGAGCGGATCGGGATACTTGGCGAGCGTCCGCCCCGACAAAAGCGCCGTCACCGCCGCGGCGACGCGGGGGGAGGGAGCGTAGGGATTCTCGTTGGTGTTGAGCTTGATCCAGTCGCCCGACTGCGGTTGCTCGCCGGGGACGTAGCCGGCGATCGCCGCCAGCCCGGGGCGGACGAGATTGGACGCGGTGATGGCGGCGCGGGTGGTGGGTGTCACGACCGGAGTCTACCTCGCCTGAACTGCCAACAGGCCGTGGACCAAGGTATCGGCCGCCGGATGCGGCCGACGGCGACCAGGGAGACCCTTGGCGTTTCCCTCGGTTGCCCGAGTGGACAAAGGCCATGGAGGGCTTTGGCCACGGACAGCAAGCGCCGGCCCGGCGCCCCCTGCACCGCCGTCACGACCGTCACGACCGGCGCCGCTCGCGGCGCGGCCGCCGGCTGCTATCGTGGCCGGTCGGTCAGACCCCGCAAGGAGCCCGTGATGGAAGGAACGTGGTGGATCCTGCTCGCCGCCGGCGCCGGCTGCTGCATCGCCCTCCAGGCCGCGGCCAACGCCGCCCTCCGCGGCGCCGTCGGCGACGCGCGAGTCGCCGCGTTCTTCTCGATCTGCGGCACGATCGTCTGCGCCTGCCTGTTCATGCTCGCCGTCCGTCCGCCGCTGCCGCCGCTGGCCGCCGTCCGAGGCACGCCGTGGTGGTACTGGATCGGCGGTCCGCTCGGCGCGATGATCGTGCTCGCCGGGGCGACGCTCGCCCCGCGGCTCGGCGCCGCCGCGTTCATCGCCGCGGTCGTCGGCGGGCAGCTGGCCTGCTCGGTGCTCCTCGACCACTTTGGCGCGATGAACCTGCCCCGGCAGCCGCTCTCGGCGCTGCGGCTCGTCGGCGTGGCGCTGGTGTTCGCCGGGATGCTGCTGGTGAAGTT is a window of Planctomycetota bacterium DNA encoding:
- the hisB gene encoding imidazoleglycerol-phosphate dehydratase HisB, whose amino-acid sequence is MHRTATVSRTTAETAVSVALDLDGTGRAEIATGLGFFDHMLTLLAGHALVDLAVRCQGDLHVDGHHTVEDVGRSVGQAVREALGDRRGIRRYGHCTLPMDEALVTGAIDLGGRAATVLAVEFRVPTIGAFDVQLVEVFWEAFAATAGANVHAVLHHGRNAHHVAEAVFKALARSLRMAAEIDPRQAGIPSTKGTLTV
- the hisC gene encoding histidinol-phosphate transaminase, with translation MTASNLVRPGLAAIAGYVPGEQPQSGDWIKLNTNENPYAPSPRVAAAVTALLSGRTLAKYPDPLATRFREQAAALHGVDPDWILCGNGSDDLLTILVRSFVGEGDWLRMAYPSYILYRTLAQLQGAACDEHPFARDWSLDDGFAAPATPSGTPLRLAILANPNSPSGTCLAPQRVAELARQLPCPLVVDEAYGDFADSDCVGLVRTLDRVIVTRSLSKSYALAGIRFGYAIARPELVEQLVKMKDSYNCDALSIAAATAALLDREWLAATRARLLATRARLTAGLRTLGFTVVDSQANFVWCTHADRPHRALYEALKARRILVRCMDYAGWGDGLRITVGTDAEIDALLAALRTL
- a CDS encoding EamA-like transporter family protein, which produces MEGTWWILLAAGAGCCIALQAAANAALRGAVGDARVAAFFSICGTIVCACLFMLAVRPPLPPLAAVRGTPWWYWIGGPLGAMIVLAGATLAPRLGAAAFIAAVVGGQLACSVLLDHFGAMNLPRQPLSALRLVGVALVFAGMLLVKFR